In Planctomycetota bacterium, the DNA window CGACACCGACATCGGCGCCTTCGTCTCGATCGCGCCGTTCGGCATCATCGGCCCGCCGTCGCACCCCATCGATCGTGTTTCGACGCACCCGGCGTTCTACCTCGCCAACGATCGACTGGCGTACGACTTCGTCGAAACGCCCAGCGACCCGTCGGCCGGCGAGCGCACGCGGATCGGCAGCGACGTGTGGATCGGCGCCCACGTGGTCGCCCGCCGCGGCGTCACCATCGGCCACGGCGCCATCATCGGGGCGGGGGCGGTCGTCGTCCGCGACGTACCGCCGTACGCCATCGCGGGCGGGGTGCCGGCACGGGTCATCCGACTGCGGTTCGACGAGCGGACGATCGAGCGGCTGCTGGAACTGGAATGGTGGAACAAGGAGCCGGCGTGGCTGCGGGAGCACGCGTCGGAGTTCGTGCGCGGACCATCGGCGTTGTTCGACGCCCTCGGAGCCGGCACGGGGGACTAGCGCACCGTGGTGCAGGGGGACGAACCTTGGGCCAGATGTACTACCGAAGCGTCGCCGACATGAACGAGGTCATCCTCCGCGGGCTGCCGCGCATACCCCAGGAGATCGACCTCGTCGTCGGCATCCCGCGGAGCGGCCTGCTGGCGGCCAACATGGTGTCGCTCTACATGAATCGCCCGCTGACCGACCTCAAGGGGCTGGAGGAGGGCCGGTTGCTCGGCAAGGGCAAGCGCCGCATCCCGGGCTACGACGACATCGCCATCGAGAACGCCAAGCGCATCTTGGTCGTGGACGACTGCGTCAGCCAGGGCACCGAGATGAACCGGGCCCGCGAGTACATCCGCGGGCTGGGCCTGGCCGACAAGGCGATCTTCCTGACGGTGTTCAGCTTCCCCGAGCACCCCGAGGCCGCCGACATCGTGCTGCAGGAGATCCCAAGGCCCATGTGCTTCCAGTGGTCCTTCCTGCACACGCGCGAGCTGGCGGCGTTCGCGTTGGATATCGACGGGCTCATCTGCCGGGACGCGACAAAGGAAGAGGACGACGACGGCGAGCGATACCTGCGATTCCTCGAGCACGCCGACCCTCTGCTGCTGCCCACCATGCCCGTCGGCTGGCTGGTAACCAGCCGGCTGGAAAAGTACCGCCCCCAGACCGAGGCGTGGATGCGGCGGCACAACGTCGAGTACGACAAGCTCATCATGCTCGACGTGCCCACCAAGGCCGATCGCGAGCGGCCCGGATTCCACGCGCAGTACAAGGCCGACGCCTACAAGGCCATCGACGCCAAGCTGTTCGTCGAGAGCTCGGCGGGCCTCGCCGACGAGATCGCCCGCCTATCGGGCAAGCCGGCGATGTGCCTGACGAGCAATCGCGTCATTGGCTCGCCCGAGATGGAGAGACGCGAGGCGGCAATGCTCCGCCGGCGACACCTGATCCGGCGGATGAGATCGCGAATCAAGCGGACCGTGCTCGGCCGCGGACGGCGCTAGGCCGGCTACCCCCAACCGGATGCACGCAGGCAGTATGGACGCCAGGATCGAGCAATATTCGGCGTTGGCACACGCGTTCGTCGCGTCGCACCAGGCCGGTCCCGGCTGGGCCCGGCGGGCGCGGCGGGCGCGGCGGGCGCGGCGGGCGTGGATCGAACGCGTGAGCAATGATCCGAGGCCGGCATGCGATCGGACTGGCCGGTGACCTCCATCCGGCCGATGCCCAGCCAGCCCCCCATGATCTCCATCATGATCGCCAGCTCCAGCTCGAAGAAGATGGCGACCGCGTGCCTGCGGTCGACCTTCGAGCAAACCGCGTTGACGCCGCCCGACTCCATCGTCCTCGCCAGCCCGTTGTGCCGGCGGCGGGTGTCGCCGTGGGCCTTGGCCTCCATCGCCGCGTGGCCCCTGTCGAGGCTGATCGCGATCACGCTCACGAGGCCGCTCGGCCGCGGCGGTGAGGCGCCGCCCGTGTGGCGAGAGGTCTGGGCGGTGCGGCGAGACTGGCTCCGCGGATACGCCGCGGCGGCGCCGAGCACCGGAGCACCATCGTGAGCGGCCCTCCCACGCCGGCAGGGCCACGCGTGCTCGCGATCGCCTCGGGCGGCGGGCACTGGGTGCAGCTGCTGCGGCTGCGGCCGGCGTGGGAGGGCTGCCGCGTGACGTACGTGAGCGTCCGCCCGGGCTACGCCGACGACGTGCCGGGTGAGCGATTCAGGACCATCAACGACGCCACGCGGTGGGACAAGCTGGGCCTGGTGCAGATGGCCATCCGCCTCGCCTGGATCATGCTGCGCGTGCGGCCGCACGCCGTGGTCTCGACCGGCGCGGCTCCGGGCTATTTCGCCATCCGCCTGGGCAGGCTGCTCGGCGCCCGCACGATCTGGATCGACAGCATCGCCAACGTCGAGGAGATGTCGATGACCGGGCAGCTCGTCCGCCGGCACGCAACGCTCTGGCTGACGCAGTGGCCGCACCTGGCGAGCGCGGACGGCCCGGCGCACGAGGGATCGGTGCTGTGATCTTCGTGACGGTGGGCGCACAGATGGCCTTCGACCGCCTGGTGGAGGCCGTCGATGAGTGGGCGGGCGCGACCGGCCGCGGGGACGTCTTCGCCCAGATCGGCCCGACCGACCTGGAGCCCCGGCACGTGCCCTTCGAGCGTTTCCTCGAGCCGCCGGCGTTCCGGGCCAAGGCCGAGGCCGCCACGGTGATCGTCGCCCACGCGGGCATGGGCTCGATCCTGACGGCGCTGACCATGGGCACGCCGATCCTGGTCATGCCGAGGCGGGGCGATCTCCGCGAGACCCGCAACGACCACCAGGTCGCGACCGCGAGGCGGCTGGGCGAGATGGGCCGCGTCGCCGTCGCGATGGACGAGGCCGAGCTCCGCCGGCGGCTGGACGCCATCGACGAGCTGGCCGACGGCGGCCGCATCGGAGCCCACGCCGAGGACGCGCTGCTCCGGGCCATCCGAGCCGAGATTCTCGGGCGAACCTGAGCCCCCCGGCGATCGTCTGACGCGGGCGTTCCATACCGTTTCAAGACGGGTCGCGGAGGGGCCGACCGGGGTGTTGGGCTCGCCCCGTGGGCCGACGCTCGGGGCACGCCAACGGGAGAAAAGCCGAACATGGGCAGCAGCACACTTTCGGAATCGGCGGCCGGCGAGCTGCACGAGCGGATCCGCAGCAACGCGGCGCTGGTGGGCGTTATCGGCCTGGGCTACGTCGGACTGCCGCTGGCGTCAAGCTTGCACCAGGGCGGCCTGCCCGTGCTGGGCTTCGATGTCGATCCCGAGAAGATCGACGCGCTCGGCCGCGGCGAGAACTACCTCCGCCACCTCGGCGACCAGATGACCGCCGACCTCGCCGCCAGCGAGCGGTTCGCGGCCACCGCCGACTTCGCCCGGCTCGGCGAGGCCGACGCCGTCATCGTGTGCCTCCCCACGCCGCTGGGCCAGCACCACGAGCCCGACCTCAGCTACGTCGTGCAGGCGGGCGAGCAGATCGGCCGCACGCTGCGGGCGGGGCAGCTCATCCTGCTCGAGTCCACGACCTATCCCGGCACCACGCGGGGCGAGTTCCTCGAGGCGATCCAGAAGACCGCCGCCGATCGCGGCGTCGATCTCGTGTGCGGGCGGGACTACTTCGTGGCCTACTCCCCCGAGCGGGAGGACCCGGGCCGCACCAGCCACACGACGAGCACCATCCCCAAGCTGGTCGGCGGGCTGGACGAGGGCTCGACCGACCTGGCGATGGCGCTGTACGCCAAGGGCATCGAGAACCTGCACCGGGTCGACAGCGCCGAGATCGCCGAGGCCGCCAAGCTGCTCGAGAACATCTTCCGGGCGGTCAACATCGCGATGGTCAACGAGATGAAGCTCATCCTCACCAAGATGGGCATCGACGTGTGGAAGGTCATCGAGGCGGCCAGCACCAAGCCCTTCGGGTTCATGCCCTTCTTCCCCGGCCCGGGGCTGGGCGGCCACTGCATCCCGATCGATCCGTTCTACCTGACGTGGAAGGCCCGCGAGTTCGGCCACGTCACGCGGTTCATCGAGCTGGCGGGCGAGATCAACCACGCCATGCCGGCCTACGTCGTCGATCGCACCGCCACCGCCCTCAACCAGAAGGGCAAGCCGCTGCACGGCTCCAAGGTGCTGGTGCTGGGGCTGAGCTACAAGCCCGACGTCGACGACACACGTGAGAGCCCGTCCTTCGAGGTCATCGAGCTGCTCCGCGAGCGGGGCGCCACGGTCGACTACAGCGATCCGCACGTGCCGAGGACCGTGCCCGTCCGCAAGCACGACCTGCAGATGGAGTCGGTCGAGCTGACGCCGGGCGCGATCGCCTCGTACGATGCGGTGCTCGTCGTCACGAACCACGCCGCCTTCAACTATGCCGCCATCGCCGAGCACGCCGCACTCGTGGTCGATTCCCGCAACGCGATGGCCGACCACGAGGCCGCCCTGGGCGACCGGCTGGTGAAGGCCTAGCCCCGCACGCATGGACCGGTCGGCACCCGACCGCAGCAGCCCCATGAGCCAGACGGCCCCGGCACGCACGCTCGATGCAGCCCCCGCGGTCGATCGCGGCGACACCTCGCCCGCGGTCCGCACCTTCGACGGCGTTCTCTGCTTCGGCGGCGTCGACTGGTGGTACCACAACCGGGGCCACTACGACCTGCAGATGATGCGGGAGCTGAGCGCCTCGATGCCCGTGGTGTACGTCAACTCCATCGGCATGCGGGTGCCCAGGCCGGGCAAGGGCGGCATGTTCGCCAGGCGGGTGGCCCGCAAGCTGAAGAGCTTCAGCCGCGGGCTGGTCCGCGTCCGCGAGCGGTTCTGGGTGCTCAGCCCGGTGGTCGCGCCCGCGGGCCTCGGGGCGGGAGCGAACGCCGCCGCGCTGACGCTGCAGGTCCGCCGCGCCGCCCGCCGTGCGGGCATCGAGCGGCCGCTGGTCTGGGTCGCCTGCCCGCCCGCGGAGCCCGTGGTCGATCGGCTCGAGCCCGCCGGCGTGGTCTACCAGCGGACCGATCGCTTCGAGGAGTTCCGCGGCGTCGACCGGGCCCGCATCGCGGCGTTCGACGTGGCCCTCAAGGACCGCGCGGACGCCACGCTGTTCTGCTCGTCGTGGCTGATGGAACAGGAACGCGACCAGCCGCGGGCCGCCGTGTTCGTCGATCACGGCGTGGACGCCGATCGCTTCGAGGACGCCGGCAGCAGCGGCGACGGCCCCGCCGACACCGCCGCGCTGCCCCGGCCGCTGGTGGGCTTCGTGGGCGGCATCGACGCCCACACCTTCGATCCCGAGCTGTTCGTCGAAACGGCCCGTGCGCTGCCCGACGCGACGTTCATGCTGGTCGGCGCATGCTCGCTGCCCGAGGGCTGGTGCCCGCTGGACAACGTCCACCTGCTGGGCCAGCGGCCCTACGACGAGGTCGCCGGCTACATGGCGGCGGCCGACGCGCTCATCATGCCCTGGAACCAGAGCGAGTGGATCCGGGCGTGCAATCCGGTGAAGCTCAAGGAATACCTCGCCGTCGGCCGCCCGATCGTGAGCACGCCCTTCCCCGAGCTGGCCCGCTACGGGGAGCTGGTCCGGGTGGCGTCGACGCCCACCGAGTTCGCCGCGCAGATCCGGCGGGCGCTCGACGAGCCGCACGACGCGGCGCCGGGCCGCGACCTGGTGCGGGAACAGACGTGGACCGCCAAGGCCGACGCGGTGCTCGACGCCCTGGAGCTCCGCGGCCTGCAGCCGGAGGCGGCGCGATGACCGCCATCGGCACGGCACCCGCCGAGCACGATCGTCCAGCGGAACCGCGTCGCGGCCGCACCGTGGCGTGGCTGGCCGCGTTGCTGCCGCTGGCGGTGCTGGCGGCGCTGCCGGCGTGGCACAACATCGCGGGCCTGGCGACGCGGAGCGCCGAGTACTCGCACATGCTGCTGGTCCCGCCGCTGGCGGTCTTTCTGCTGTGGCAGCGTCGCAGCCGGCTGGCGGCCGCACCAGTTCGTGCGTCGATGCTCGGCGTCGCGATGGCGGCGCTGGGCGTGGCGATGGACTTCGCGGGCTTCGCGTCGCAGATCGATCTGCTCAGCCACCTGGGCATGGTGATGCTGCTGGTGGCCCCCGTGGTCGCGGTGCTGGGCTGGCGATGGCCCCTGGCGGCGCTGCCGGCCTTTGGCGTGCTGCTCTTCCTGATCCCCGTGCCCGGGCGGCTCCGCCAGCAGATCGCCCTGCCGCTGCAGGACGCCTCGGCCGGCATCACCCGCGTGCTGCTGGACATCTTCGGCGTGCCCGTGACGCAGGCGGGCAACGTGCTCCAGATCAACGGCGTGGACGTCGCCGTCGCCGAGGCGTGCAACGGCATGCGGATGGTGCTGGCGCTGGCGCTGGTGGCCTACGCCTTCGTCTTCACCGTCAACCTCAGGCCCTGGGCCAAGATCGCCGTGCTGGCCGCCAGCCCGCTCATCGCGGTGGTCGTCAACGTCGTCCGCCTCGTGCCCACGACGCTGTTCTACGGCTATGCGGACCGCGACGTCGCCGACGCCGCCCACGACATCAGCGGCTGGCTGGTGCTGGGCGTGGCGCTGGGCATCCTGTGGACGCTGCTCGCGTTGGCCCGGTGGCTCGAGCTGCCCATCGAGAATCGCGCATCGCATTCCACCGAACCTCGGAGCCCCGCCACGCGATAGGCACAGCACCATGCCGCGATCCGCCGCCCTCCATCTCGCCCCGCTGCTCACCGCCCTCGTGCTGGCGGGGATGGCCGCGTATTCGCTGGCGTCGATCGATGCGGGCGGCAGCTCGGAGGCCTACTTCGCCCGCGTGCGGACCGCCATCGACGATCTGCCGACCCGCATCGGGGGGTACATCGGCGAGGATCGACCCGCGCTGCCGGCGGCCGTCGAGATGCTCCGCCCCAACCGGCTGCTGCAGCGCGAGTACGTCGACCCGCTCTCGGGGCGGTCCTTCTCCGTGCTGATCGTCCACTGCGGCGACGTCCGCGACATGATGGGCCACTACCCCCCCATCTGCTACCCCAGCAACGGCTGGTCGGTGGACGAGGCGGAGGTCGGGGGCATCGCCCGCCCGGGCAACGCGGGTCCGATACCGGTGACCACCTACCGCGTCAGCCGGGATGCCGGCCGCGGCGGCACCCGGGCGGCGAAGACGGTCACCAACACCTTCGTGGTGCCCCGCCGCGACGATCCGCTGGGCCCCGACGACGCCACGCTCGATCGCGTCACGCGGACGCGGTGGAGTTCGGGGCTCGGGGCGGCCCAGATCCAGGTGATCACCGATGCAACGATGACCGAGGAAGAACGCGGGGAGATCGAGCGGCTGGTCGCCGCCGAGCTTGGTGGGGTGATCGCGGCGATCGCCTCGGTGGATCGCTCCGCGGGAGGGCGAGATCGGTGAGCCGGGATCGCGCCAGCCTGGACGTGTGGGACGACGACGACGCGTCGCCGGGTGGCTCGCATGCGCCCAACCCGCTGCTGCTGGTGCACCGGGCGCTCCGGGGCCGCTACGTGCTCGCGGGCGTCATCGGGCTGTGCCTGGCGGTCCCGGGCGCGCTCGCCGGGTACCGGGCGAAGGCGCCGGTCTACACGAGCACCGGGGTGGTTACCATCGACCCCAACCAGCCGGTGATCGTCAGCGCCAGCGAGGAGAACTCGACGATCCCCGCGTTCGACTCCTTCCTGAACTCGCAGTCCCGCATCATCCAGAGCCCGCGGATCCTGCAGAACGCCGCCGACGAGCTGGCCACGCAGGGCAAGTGGCCCGCGGGGCTGGAGGGCCGCGGCGCGCTGCAGTCGGCTCTGCAGGTGTCGGTGCCCCGCGGCAGCCGCGACATCGTGGTCAGCATCACCGACACGAATCCCACGCGGGCCCGCAACGCCGCCCAGGCGGTGCTGGCGACCTACATGGACATCGTGGTCAGCCAGCTGAACTCCGAAACCGAGCGGACCAACGCCTTCCGCGAGGAGCTGATGGCCGGCTACGAGGCCCAGCGCAACCGGCTGCTCGGCGAGGCGCAGCAGGCGATCGCCGAACGGGGCATCGCGGATCTCGACCAGCGGCGACGCTTCGTCCAGGAGCAGATCGAGAATCTCGACCGCGAGATCCAGGCGTTGCAGACCCAGCTTCCGCCCGAGGCCGCCGAGGGCGACGCCGCGGTGGACGACGGCCAGATCGATGATCCATCGGAGGACGTCGAGGCCGGCTCCGGGGTCACACCCGGCGACCAGCCGGTCGATTCGTCAATCCCGCAGCTCACCGTCGAGGACTACGCCCGCATCGACTCCCAACTCGCCGAATTGCTCGCCGAGCGGCGCAGCTCCGAGCGGCAGATCGAGCTGCTCTCCTCCCGCGTGGGGCCTTCGCACCGCGACCTGCTGATGGCCCGCGACGAATTCGATGCCGTCCAGGACCGCATCGACGCCCGCATCGAGATGCTGGGCGAGATCGGAATCGATCTGGCGACGGGCGTCGCGGGCGGTGGTGCGACGCTCGATCCCACCGAGCGACTCGCCGCCCTGCAGCAACAGCGCAACGCGCAGAGGGAGTCGGCCCGCGATCTCGGAACGCTCGCAATCAACGTCGAGAAGCTCCGCCAGCAGGCCGCCTTCGCCGACCAGCAGTACAACTCCGCCAAGGCGCTCGCCGAGACGGCCCGCATCCGGCAGGATGCCCGCATCCCGGGCCGCATCTTCATTTCGCAAGACGCCGCCCAGCCGCTGGGGCCCTCGAGGGACCGCCGCAAGCCGCTGGCGGCCCTGGGCGCCGCCGGCGGCATAGGGCTCTCGTTTGCGGCCTTCGCGGGCCTGGGCTTCCTGCGCCCCCGCTACCGCTATGTGGCCGACCTCGAGGACGAATCCCGCGCGCCGCCCGTGCTGGGCCTGGTGCCCATGGTCGAGGACGGCCGCATCGACCACGACGAGGCCGCACAGGCCGGCGTGCACCAGATCCGCAGCCTGCTGGAGTCCGACGACGCCGGGCCCCGCGGCCGGGTGGTGGTCATCACCAGCGCCACGGCCGCGGAGGGCAAGAGCACCCTGGCGGCCGCGATCGCGTCGTCGATGTCCCGCGCCGGCCGCCGGACGCTGCTGCTCGACGCCGACCTCGTGGGCCGAGGGCTCACGTCCAGGCTCGATGCCTCGGGCCTCGCGGGCCTGAGCGATCGGGTTTCCAACCCGAACGCCAATGGCGAGGTGCACGAGGTGCAGGGCCGCGAGAACCTCTTCCTCATGCCCGCGGGCTGCGTCGACGGATTCTGCGCCGAGCGGCTGTCGGGCAAGATCATGCAGGGCATCATCGAATCGCTCCGCGGACAATTCGAGACCATCGTGGTGGATACCGGGCCGATACTCGGCAGCCTCGAGGCCAACGCCGTGGTGCCCACGTGCGACCAGGTGGTGCTCGTGATCAGCCGGGGCCAGGACATCCGCCTGGTCAAGGCGGCGATCGATCGGCTCCGCCGCTTCGGCGCGAAGCACGTCGGCCTGGTATTCAATCGCGCGGCCCGGGTAGACATCGAGCGCAGCACGAGCGTCGCCTCGCTCAGCATCCGCTCGCGGATGGCGTCGCGGCAGGCGCAGGCGCCCTCGCTCTCCGCGGGGGCCTAACGCCGGGCGCGCGAGAATCGCCCGCAAAGAGACCGCCAGCAGCCACGGAGGTGCCCGGACATGCACAGGCGAACCAGGCGTCGGCTCATCGTCTTGGCCGTCATCGCCGCCGCGGGCGGCGCCGTGGGGGCCGGCGGCTACGTCGCGCTCAACATGCAGCGGGCCCGCATCGCCGAGCGATCGCTCGCCGACGGCATGGCGGCCTACCGGGACAAGGACTACACCAACGCCGTCCGCCAGCTGGGCACCCACTACCGCTACGACAAGCAGAACGTCGAGGCATTGCTGGCCTTCGCCGACGCCCGCCGCCGCGTGCCCGCCCCGAACGGCGCCCACCTGACGACGGCCGTCGCCATCGCCCAGCGGGCGCTGGTGCTCGACCCCGGCAACGCCGAGGCGCGGCGGACGCTGCTCGAGCTCTACGCCGAGATGGGCTTCAACAGCGAGTTGGTCGAGGTCGCCGGCGAGATGCTCGCAGAAGATCCGGCGGATGAGCAGGCCGCCCGGCTGCGGATCGCCGCGCTGCTATCCATGGGCCGCGACGCGCCCGCCCTCGATGCCGCCCGCCAGCTCCGCGACGCCCGGGGCGGCGACATCGATGGGCACGAGAGCGTCATCATCGTCATGAACCAGACCGGCGCCTCCACCGGCGAGCTGCGCACCTACCTCCAGCAAGAGGTCGCCCCCGAGCACGCCGGCACCGCGGGCTTCGCGGTGCTCGCCGCGGGCATCGAGAGCGACGGTGGTTCGCCGGGCAATGCCGGAGCCATCCTGCGGGAAGCCGCCGAGAGCCAACCCGAGTCGGGCGCCGCGGCCGCCACGCTGCTCGACGCCATCGAGCACATCGCCGCCATCCGCCGTGACTTCGAGCTGTACCAGTTCTCGGAGGAGCGGCTGTCGGCCTGGCTCGAGGATCCCGAGCTCGCGGGGGGGCTCTACGAGACGGCCGCGGGCCGTGCGTGGCGGCGGGGCGACGCCAGCGCCGCCCACGAGCTGGTGATGGTGGCGCAGGCCAACGGCAACCCAACACCCGGCGTGCTGGGCTGGGGCGCGCTGGCGGCGATCGACCTGCAGCTGGATGCCTCCGCCGTGCGCGAGCTTCTGGGCAACGCCGACACGCCGGAGGCCGCCTACTGGCGGCGGCTCGTCGATGCCTATGCCCTCGCGACCGACGGCCCCGAAGCCCGGAGCCTGCTGCCCGAGGGGGCCGAGCTGGTCAACGCCCGCGGCTCCGGTTCGGCGGCGATGTTCCACATCGCGCAGCTCGACGCCGCCGCGGGCCGCATGGCCCGGGCGATCGCACGGCTCGAGGTGCTCCAGACCCAGCCGGGCTGGCGACGGGCGCGTCTCGTGCTGGCACGGGCCTACCTCGCCCAGCAGCAGCCCGGCCGCGCACTGTCGCTCTTCTCGCTGGACCCCGAACTCCTCGGGCTGGCGGGGGCCGACGCGATCTTCGGCGATGCTCTCGCGAGCGCGGTCGAGGCCTCGCCCGACCCGTCGCAGTTCGACCCCTCGCTGCTCGAGCAGGAGCTGCAGCAGGCGCCCGACAGCGCCGTCGTGCTGGCGGCCTCCGCCCGCGTCGCCCTGGCCCAGGGCGAGATCGCGCGCGGCACCGATCTGATCGCCCGATTGCTCGAGGCCGACCCCCGCGGCGCGGCCGTGTCCATCGTCCGCCTCGCGCAGCCGCTGCGGACCATCGACGGGTCGCTGGCCGACCGGCTCATCGAGCACGTGGCCGGCAACGCCGACTCCCCGCAGGACGTGCAGGCGGCGGCCTTCGACTACGTGCTCCGAGGCCGGGCCGCCGACGCCCGCGCACTCATCGATCGCGTGGCCGCCCTGGGGCTCGAGGCCGACCCCATCGAGTGGGCGCTGGTGCGCCTCCGCATCGCGGATCTCGCGGGCACGCCCGAGGACCTGGCCCGCATTGCGGCGCTCTCCGAGCGGCACGCCGGCAGCCCCCGGGTCCAGCTCGCGGTGCTGGAGGGCGCCAACACCTGGACCGACCCGGCGCTGATCGCCGAGGCGATCCGGCGGCTCGAGGACGCGGACGGGCCGGCGCAGACCGAGGCGCTCGTGTTCAGCGCAAGGCTGCAGCTCGACCAGGACGACTCGCCCGAGGCCGCCGAAGCGGTCGCCGGTCTGCTCGCCCCGTACACGGGCACCCCAGCCGGCAAGCGGGACACCAACGCGATGCTCCTGGCCGCCGAGGCCTTCGAGCGGATGGGCGAGCCCGCCCGCGCCGTGGAAGCGCTGGCCTTCGCGGCCGATGGCGACGATCCCGCCCGGGCGCTGCCCGTGCTGATCGAGCGGCTGCAGGCGCGGGGCGCGCGCGAGGAAGCCGGACGCCGGCTGCAGCAGTTCCTGGCCCTCGGAGCGCTCGCCGAGCCCTCGCGGCGGGCGCTCATCGGCCTGCTGGGCCGCCAGGGCATGGTCGACGAGGCCCGGGCGCTCGCGGCCGAGCTGGCGAGCAGCGGACAGACCCGCGACATCCTCGCGGCGGGGATCGTGACGCGGCCGGCGTCGGGCGGCGCGCCGCTCTCGGGCGCCGAGGAGGCCGCCGTCGCCGCCGCCGCCACGCCCGGCGAGACGCTGCTGGCGGCGCGGCTGCTGGCGCGCGTCGAACGCCAGGAGGACTGCCTGCGGCTTGTGGCAACGCTGCCCGAACAGTCCGAGGCCGGCCAGCGGGCCTTGATCGCCGCCGACTTCCTCGAACGATTCGGCCGCACCGACGAGGCGATCCAGACCCTCGTGGCGCACGCCCGCAGCGATGGCGGCGTCGAGGCCTGGGTGCGGGCGGGCCTCCTCCTGGTGGGCAACGGCCGGCAGGACGAGGCTCGCACGATGCTGTCCGAGGCCCGCACGGCGCTGCCCGACGAGGCCTCGATCGGCGAACTGCTCGCCGCGCTCGAACCGGCGACCACGCCGACGCGGCGGCTCTCGCTCTTCACCGCCGCCGCCGGCCGACAGGACGCCGCCGCCCGGGGCATCGGCGAGCTGGGCGCCATCTGCGAGCGCTACAACGCCAACGAAATCGACCTGGCCGGATTCGCCGACGCCCTCGCGTCCCTGACGAATCGACGCGGGGACGTCTACCTGGCGTGGCGGCTCTTGGTGCAGGCCCGGCTCGAACTCGAGCAATTCCAGGCGGCCGCGGGCGCCGCCCGCCGCGCGGCGGCGGCGCTGCCCGGCGATCCGAGGCCCGCGGGGCAGGCGGCCCTGCTCTTCTACCAGATCGGCTCCCCGGACGACGCGGTCACGATGGCCCGCCAGTGGAAGGAGCGGGCCAGCGGCGACGCCGACCAGCTCCAGGCCGACATCATCATCGCGGGAAGCAGGCTCACGGCCGGGCAACCCGCCGAGGCGATCGCCCTGCTCGGCCCGCGTCGCGCGACGCTCGAAGCCAGGCCCGACGTCTACACGAGGGGCCTGCTCGTGCTCGCCGAGGCGCACGCGTCCGTCGGAGACATCGCCGTCACCGACGCCATCATGCGGCCGCTCGCCGAGGGCGAACCGTGGTGGGCCAACCGGCTCGTCTCGATGGCGCCGCTCGCGCTGCCCGCATCGGCCGCCACCCCGGTCGACGCCGACCGCGCTGGGGTCGCGCTGGGCTGGCTCCGCGACTTCGGCCCGGCCGTGGCCGAGGACGCCGCGGGAGCGCTCGTGCTCGCGTCGGCGTGGCTGCAATTCGTCGGCCGCGCCGCGGGTGACGAGCCCGAGGACCGGATCGGGTCGCTGCTGTCCGAGGTCCGCGGGACGAGCCGCGAGTCGTGGCAGCTCAACACGCTGGTTGCCCAGCTGCGAACGGACCAGGGCCGCTACGAAGA includes these proteins:
- a CDS encoding tetratricopeptide repeat protein, which gives rise to MHRRTRRRLIVLAVIAAAGGAVGAGGYVALNMQRARIAERSLADGMAAYRDKDYTNAVRQLGTHYRYDKQNVEALLAFADARRRVPAPNGAHLTTAVAIAQRALVLDPGNAEARRTLLELYAEMGFNSELVEVAGEMLAEDPADEQAARLRIAALLSMGRDAPALDAARQLRDARGGDIDGHESVIIVMNQTGASTGELRTYLQQEVAPEHAGTAGFAVLAAGIESDGGSPGNAGAILREAAESQPESGAAAATLLDAIEHIAAIRRDFELYQFSEERLSAWLEDPELAGGLYETAAGRAWRRGDASAAHELVMVAQANGNPTPGVLGWGALAAIDLQLDASAVRELLGNADTPEAAYWRRLVDAYALATDGPEARSLLPEGAELVNARGSGSAAMFHIAQLDAAAGRMARAIARLEVLQTQPGWRRARLVLARAYLAQQQPGRALSLFSLDPELLGLAGADAIFGDALASAVEASPDPSQFDPSLLEQELQQAPDSAVVLAASARVALAQGEIARGTDLIARLLEADPRGAAVSIVRLAQPLRTIDGSLADRLIEHVAGNADSPQDVQAAAFDYVLRGRAADARALIDRVAALGLEADPIEWALVRLRIADLAGTPEDLARIAALSERHAGSPRVQLAVLEGANTWTDPALIAEAIRRLEDADGPAQTEALVFSARLQLDQDDSPEAAEAVAGLLAPYTGTPAGKRDTNAMLLAAEAFERMGEPARAVEALAFAADGDDPARALPVLIERLQARGAREEAGRRLQQFLALGALAEPSRRALIGLLGRQGMVDEARALAAELASSGQTRDILAAGIVTRPASGGAPLSGAEEAAVAAAATPGETLLAARLLARVERQEDCLRLVATLPEQSEAGQRALIAADFLERFGRTDEAIQTLVAHARSDGGVEAWVRAGLLLVGNGRQDEARTMLSEARTALPDEASIGELLAALEPATTPTRRLSLFTAAAGRQDAAARGIGELGAICERYNANEIDLAGFADALASLTNRRGDVYLAWRLLVQARLELEQFQAAAGAARRAAAALPGDPRPAGQAALLFYQIGSPDDAVTMARQWKERASGDADQLQADIIIAGSRLTAGQPAEAIALLGPRRATLEARPDVYTRGLLVLAEAHASVGDIAVTDAIMRPLAEGEPWWANRLVSMAPLALPASAATPVDADRAGVALGWLRDFGPAVAEDAAGALVLASAWLQFVGRAAGDEPEDRIGSLLSEVRGTSRESWQLNTLVAQLRTDQGRYEEALERYEAALGLADPPPPVLLNNIADLLSAHLGQHERAIGFARRAVEAIGDQSGLRQPLYDTLGEAFLRSGQADRALETFETALAFDSGAPGLRLGRARALAALGRNAEAEAELRPLLGRSDLSADEQSAAGRLADELGMR
- a CDS encoding exosortase-associated EpsI family protein yields the protein MPRSAALHLAPLLTALVLAGMAAYSLASIDAGGSSEAYFARVRTAIDDLPTRIGGYIGEDRPALPAAVEMLRPNRLLQREYVDPLSGRSFSVLIVHCGDVRDMMGHYPPICYPSNGWSVDEAEVGGIARPGNAGPIPVTTYRVSRDAGRGGTRAAKTVTNTFVVPRRDDPLGPDDATLDRVTRTRWSSGLGAAQIQVITDATMTEEERGEIERLVAAELGGVIAAIASVDRSAGGRDR